One window from the genome of Haloprofundus halobius encodes:
- a CDS encoding DMT family transporter, producing the protein MSRYRDIGLFLLLSSLWGGSFVAIEVGLRELPPVLFAALRFDVAALLLLGYAALRVADPVPRTRGDFVAIGASAVFIVAANNALLFVGQTQTSGSIASIVYSLNPILTTAFAALLVGGVGLDTRGYVGVLLGLVGVAVVAGPDPAVISGGLSGDALGVAIVFCAAVAVSFGSVLVRRAGAQTPSVAVTAWSMALGAVVIHAGSLVAEGVPSPSFSGDTVVALLFLGVFASALAYSIYFDLLDRQGPFQANLVAYVVPVVATLLGWAILSERVTAMTVGGFLLVFVGFALVKYETLAAELSKLRAGARAVTGSFR; encoded by the coding sequence GTGTCCCGGTACCGAGACATTGGGCTGTTTCTCCTCCTGTCGTCGCTGTGGGGCGGGTCGTTCGTCGCCATCGAAGTCGGCCTGCGCGAGCTACCGCCCGTGCTGTTCGCAGCGTTGCGCTTCGACGTCGCAGCGCTGTTGCTGCTCGGCTATGCCGCGCTCCGCGTCGCCGACCCGGTTCCGCGGACGCGCGGCGATTTCGTCGCCATCGGCGCCAGCGCGGTGTTCATCGTCGCCGCCAACAACGCGTTGCTGTTCGTCGGCCAGACGCAGACGAGCGGGAGCATCGCCTCCATCGTCTACAGTCTCAACCCGATTCTGACGACGGCGTTCGCGGCGTTGCTCGTCGGCGGGGTCGGCCTCGACACGAGGGGGTACGTCGGCGTCCTCCTCGGTCTCGTCGGCGTCGCCGTCGTCGCCGGGCCCGACCCGGCGGTGATTTCGGGCGGACTCTCCGGCGACGCGCTCGGCGTCGCCATCGTCTTCTGTGCCGCCGTCGCCGTCTCGTTCGGGAGCGTTCTCGTCCGCCGCGCGGGCGCACAGACGCCGAGCGTCGCGGTCACCGCGTGGTCGATGGCGCTCGGGGCGGTCGTCATCCACGCCGGGAGTCTCGTCGCCGAGGGCGTTCCCTCGCCGTCGTTCTCGGGCGACACCGTCGTCGCGCTCCTGTTTCTCGGCGTCTTCGCCAGCGCGCTGGCGTACTCCATCTACTTCGACCTGCTCGACCGACAGGGACCGTTTCAGGCGAACCTCGTCGCCTACGTCGTTCCGGTGGTGGCGACGCTGCTCGGGTGGGCGATCCTGAGCGAGCGAGTCACGGCGATGACCGTCGGCGGGTTTCTGCTCGTCTTCGTCGGGTTCGCGCTGGTAAAGTACGAGACGCTGGCCGCCGAACTCTCGAAGCTTCGGGCGGGCGCTCGGGCGGTCACCGGGTCGTTTCGCTGA
- a CDS encoding CDC48 family AAA ATPase, with amino-acid sequence MKLTVKPLKQKDAGRGLAAIDKQVAEEMGLEGGDFIRIEGRDSAAIARVWPGYPEDRGSGVIRIDGRLRQQANVGIDDRVTVEKADVKPAKRVTVALPQRLGIRGNIDALIRRELGGQPVTTGQTVRLPLGFGFMSNQSQAVPLKIASTQPSGTVVINDSTTVEISEKPAEQIREGAGDGGSGTGPDVTYEDIGGLEGELEQVREMIELPMRHPELFKRLGIDPPKGVLLHGPPGTGKTLIAKAVANEIDAEFHTISGPEIMSKYYGESEEQLRDVFEEATENAPAIIFMDELDSIAAKREEAGGDVERRVVAQLLSLMDGLEERGQVVVIGATNRVDAIDPALRRGGRFDREIEIGVPDRDGRKEILQVHTRNMPLTDDVELDVYADSTHGFVGADLESLAKESAMTALRRIRPQLDLDAEEIDADVLQSLQVTENDFREALKGIEPSALREVFVEVPDVTWEDVGGLEDTKERLRETIQWPLEYPKVFQQMDMAAAKGVLLYGPPGTGKTLLAKAVANESESNFISVKGPELLNKFVGESEKGVREVFSKARENAPTVVFFDEIDAIATERGRNSGDSGVSERVVSQLLTELDGLEALEDVVVIATTNRPDLIDSALLRPGRLDRHVHVPVPDEEARRKILDVHTQHKPLADDVDLDRIARRTDGYVGADLEALAREAAMAASREFIRSVKPEEVDDSVGNVRITMDHFEDALDQVGPSVTDETRERYDEIEQRFGTADIERDGDEMSRTFQ; translated from the coding sequence ATGAAGCTCACAGTCAAGCCCCTGAAACAGAAGGACGCCGGTCGCGGTCTCGCGGCCATCGACAAGCAGGTCGCCGAGGAGATGGGTCTCGAAGGCGGCGACTTCATCCGCATCGAGGGCCGTGACAGCGCGGCCATCGCCCGCGTCTGGCCGGGTTACCCGGAGGACCGCGGGTCGGGCGTCATCCGCATCGACGGCCGACTCCGCCAGCAGGCGAACGTCGGCATCGACGACCGCGTGACCGTCGAGAAGGCGGACGTCAAGCCCGCCAAGCGGGTCACGGTCGCGCTCCCGCAGCGACTCGGCATCCGCGGGAACATCGACGCGCTCATCCGCCGCGAACTCGGCGGTCAGCCCGTCACCACGGGCCAGACGGTCCGCCTCCCGCTCGGCTTCGGCTTCATGTCGAACCAGAGTCAGGCGGTGCCGCTGAAAATCGCGTCGACGCAGCCGTCCGGAACGGTCGTGATCAACGACTCGACGACTGTCGAAATCAGCGAGAAGCCCGCCGAACAGATTCGTGAGGGCGCGGGCGACGGCGGCTCCGGTACCGGTCCCGACGTGACGTACGAGGACATCGGCGGCCTCGAAGGCGAACTCGAACAGGTCCGCGAGATGATTGAACTGCCGATGCGACACCCGGAGCTGTTCAAGCGCCTCGGCATCGACCCGCCGAAGGGCGTTCTCCTGCACGGCCCGCCGGGCACGGGGAAGACGCTCATCGCCAAGGCCGTCGCCAACGAGATCGACGCCGAGTTCCACACCATCTCCGGCCCGGAGATTATGTCGAAGTACTACGGCGAAAGCGAAGAACAGCTGCGCGACGTGTTCGAGGAGGCGACCGAGAACGCGCCCGCCATCATCTTCATGGACGAACTCGACTCCATCGCCGCCAAGCGCGAGGAGGCCGGCGGCGACGTCGAGCGCCGCGTGGTGGCGCAACTGCTCTCGCTGATGGACGGTCTCGAAGAGCGCGGCCAGGTCGTCGTCATCGGCGCGACTAACCGCGTCGACGCCATCGACCCCGCGCTTCGCCGCGGCGGTCGGTTCGACCGCGAGATCGAAATCGGCGTTCCGGACCGCGACGGCCGCAAGGAGATTCTGCAGGTCCACACGCGGAATATGCCGCTGACCGACGACGTCGAGTTGGACGTGTACGCCGACAGCACTCACGGCTTCGTCGGCGCGGACCTCGAGTCGCTCGCCAAGGAGTCGGCGATGACCGCGCTGCGGCGCATCCGGCCGCAGTTGGACCTCGACGCCGAGGAGATAGACGCGGACGTCCTCCAGTCGCTACAGGTGACGGAGAACGACTTCCGCGAGGCGCTGAAGGGTATCGAACCCTCGGCGCTCCGCGAAGTGTTCGTCGAAGTGCCCGACGTGACGTGGGAGGACGTCGGCGGCCTCGAAGACACCAAAGAGCGGCTCCGCGAGACCATCCAGTGGCCGCTGGAGTACCCCAAAGTGTTCCAGCAGATGGACATGGCCGCCGCCAAGGGCGTCCTGCTGTACGGCCCGCCCGGAACCGGGAAGACGCTCTTGGCGAAAGCCGTCGCCAACGAGTCCGAGTCGAACTTCATCTCGGTGAAGGGGCCCGAACTGCTGAACAAGTTCGTCGGTGAGTCCGAGAAGGGCGTCCGCGAGGTGTTCAGCAAGGCCAGAGAGAACGCCCCGACGGTGGTGTTCTTCGACGAGATAGACGCCATCGCGACCGAGCGCGGCCGCAACAGCGGCGACTCGGGCGTCTCCGAGCGCGTCGTCTCGCAGCTCCTCACGGAGTTGGACGGCCTCGAAGCGCTCGAAGACGTGGTCGTCATCGCGACGACGAACCGGCCGGACCTCATCGATTCGGCGCTCCTGCGCCCGGGTCGACTCGACCGGCACGTCCACGTGCCCGTCCCCGACGAGGAGGCGCGCCGGAAGATTCTGGACGTCCACACCCAGCACAAACCGCTGGCAGACGACGTGGACCTCGACAGGATCGCCCGCCGCACCGACGGCTACGTCGGTGCCGACCTCGAAGCGCTCGCCCGCGAGGCGGCGATGGCCGCCAGCCGCGAGTTCATCCGCTCGGTGAAACCCGAGGAGGTCGACGACTCCGTCGGCAACGTCCGCATCACGATGGACCACTTCGAGGACGCGCTCGACCAGGTCGGCCCGAGCGTCACCGACGAGACGCGCGAGCGCTACGACGAGATCGAACAGCGCTTCGGCACCGCCGACATCGAGCGCGACGGCGACGAGATGAGCCGAACGTTCCAGTAG
- a CDS encoding DUF7127 family protein gives MSVQQSAGGERFIRRYEYDDSWVIAAELGVDDDDAVDVDVVGTTAIVVVDHGDRVSETEFEFELPGTDATVETNNGVLTITVSK, from the coding sequence ATGAGTGTTCAACAATCAGCCGGCGGCGAGCGATTCATCCGCCGATACGAGTACGACGACAGTTGGGTCATCGCTGCAGAACTCGGCGTCGACGACGACGACGCCGTGGACGTAGACGTCGTGGGGACGACCGCCATCGTGGTCGTCGACCACGGCGACCGGGTGTCCGAGACCGAGTTCGAGTTCGAGTTACCCGGAACGGACGCAACAGTTGAGACCAACAACGGTGTACTGACCATCACGGTATCCAAATGA
- a CDS encoding alpha/beta fold hydrolase: MNTCSHHGRETAYRVSGGDTGDSENAGVLCIHGSGGSHGVWKSQSRLADERTVAAVDLSGHGESDDADADAGYEALSVYAADVVAVGEETDCRVLVGNSLGGAVAMTVALERKLDLDALVLTGTGAKLTVLDDLLVWLEEDFDRAVEFLHDDDRLFHDPDERDLEFSRKAMREAGQEVTHRDFLSCHRFDVRDRLSEIEVPTLAVVGEHDQLTPPWYHEFLADEIPDAEMVTVDDAAHLAMLEQPAAFNDAVSEFLGGRGL, from the coding sequence ATGAACACGTGTTCACACCACGGACGCGAGACCGCCTATCGAGTTTCCGGCGGTGATACCGGCGACTCCGAGAACGCGGGAGTGCTCTGTATCCACGGCAGCGGTGGCTCGCACGGCGTCTGGAAATCGCAGTCCAGACTCGCCGACGAGCGGACCGTCGCGGCGGTAGATCTGAGCGGACACGGCGAGAGCGACGATGCCGACGCCGACGCCGGATACGAGGCGCTGTCGGTGTACGCCGCGGATGTCGTCGCCGTCGGCGAGGAGACCGACTGTCGCGTGCTCGTCGGCAACTCCCTCGGCGGCGCGGTGGCGATGACTGTCGCCCTCGAACGCAAACTCGATTTGGACGCGCTCGTGCTGACAGGGACCGGAGCGAAACTCACCGTCCTCGACGACCTTTTGGTGTGGCTGGAGGAGGACTTCGACCGCGCGGTCGAGTTTCTCCACGACGACGACCGACTGTTCCACGACCCCGACGAGCGCGATCTCGAGTTCTCACGGAAGGCGATGCGCGAGGCCGGCCAGGAGGTGACCCATCGCGACTTCCTCAGTTGTCACCGCTTCGACGTGCGCGACCGACTCTCCGAGATCGAGGTGCCGACGCTCGCCGTCGTCGGCGAACACGACCAACTGACGCCGCCGTGGTACCACGAGTTCCTCGCCGACGAGATTCCCGACGCCGAGATGGTCACCGTCGACGACGCCGCGCATCTGGCGATGCTGGAGCAACCGGCGGCGTTCAACGACGCGGTGTCGGAGTTCTTGGGCGGGCGGGGGTTGTAG
- the panB gene encoding 3-methyl-2-oxobutanoate hydroxymethyltransferase, producing the protein MPTVRDIRAMAGEETITMLTAYDAPTAAVADEVGIDILLVGDSMGNTALGHESTLPVTVDEVASRTGAVARAAEDALVVADMPFLSFGVDDAESIQNCGRMLKEADADAVKLESGPHTVELTERLAQLGIPVMAHLGLTPQQVKEVGYARQGTSTEAATELLELAHAHEAAGAFALVLEHIPSNLAARVTEELEIPTIGIGAGSDCDGQVLVVDDVLGLSDYTPPFATQFGDVRAEMESAISSYREAVESGEFPAEEHSHVEEDLDELY; encoded by the coding sequence ATGCCAACGGTTCGCGACATCCGCGCGATGGCGGGCGAGGAGACGATAACGATGCTGACCGCGTACGACGCGCCGACGGCCGCCGTCGCCGACGAGGTCGGTATCGACATCCTCCTCGTCGGCGACAGCATGGGGAACACGGCACTGGGCCACGAGTCGACGCTGCCCGTGACCGTCGACGAGGTGGCGAGTCGGACGGGGGCGGTCGCCCGCGCCGCCGAGGACGCGCTCGTCGTCGCCGACATGCCGTTTCTCTCCTTCGGCGTCGACGACGCCGAGAGCATCCAAAACTGCGGGCGGATGCTGAAGGAGGCCGACGCCGACGCGGTGAAACTGGAGAGCGGTCCGCACACCGTCGAACTCACCGAGCGTCTCGCGCAGTTGGGCATCCCGGTGATGGCGCACCTCGGCCTCACCCCGCAGCAGGTGAAGGAAGTCGGCTACGCCCGCCAGGGGACCTCCACGGAGGCGGCCACGGAACTTCTCGAACTCGCTCACGCCCACGAGGCGGCGGGCGCGTTCGCGCTCGTCCTCGAACACATTCCCTCGAACCTCGCCGCCCGCGTCACCGAGGAACTGGAGATTCCGACCATCGGTATCGGCGCGGGGTCGGACTGCGACGGTCAGGTGCTCGTCGTCGACGACGTGCTCGGACTGAGCGACTACACGCCGCCGTTCGCCACGCAGTTCGGCGACGTGCGCGCGGAGATGGAATCGGCGATCTCGTCGTACCGCGAGGCTGTCGAATCCGGCGAGTTCCCCGCCGAGGAGCACAGCCACGTCGAAGAGGACCTGGACGAGCTCTACTGA
- a CDS encoding DUF5822 domain-containing protein yields MQPVERSNPEGVDFGWVMQVTFVTTILTGAPVVAALSTTVALPTWESRVSFAVRVGAIIWIFVAVGAYGYARRTDAGDGGSKPEEAGGSDESE; encoded by the coding sequence GTGCAACCCGTCGAGCGCTCGAATCCCGAAGGCGTCGACTTCGGGTGGGTGATGCAGGTGACGTTCGTCACGACGATTCTCACCGGCGCGCCCGTCGTCGCCGCGCTGTCGACGACGGTCGCGTTGCCGACGTGGGAGTCGCGCGTCTCCTTCGCCGTCCGCGTCGGCGCGATCATCTGGATTTTCGTCGCAGTCGGTGCCTACGGGTACGCTCGGCGGACGGATGCCGGCGACGGCGGGTCGAAACCGGAAGAGGCGGGCGGCTCCGACGAATCGGAGTGA
- a CDS encoding HAD family hydrolase produces the protein MTAHSLDRQLADDSIAFDGYDAVVYDLDGTLVDLLVDWNRVAADAGAVFDDAGVDAAGMDLWAMLDLADEEGMRPEIEAVIADHEREGARNSTRLTLVDGVADHAVPVGVCSLNCEDACRIALDVHELADHVDSVVGRDSVATRKPDPEPLLATLRELGVDPENALFVGDSARDERTAERAGVAFKYVDGGPSDV, from the coding sequence GTGACTGCACACTCCCTCGACCGACAGCTGGCGGACGATTCGATAGCTTTCGACGGCTACGACGCCGTCGTCTACGACCTCGACGGGACGCTCGTCGATCTGCTCGTCGACTGGAACCGCGTCGCCGCAGACGCCGGGGCCGTCTTCGACGACGCCGGCGTCGACGCCGCGGGGATGGACCTCTGGGCGATGCTCGATCTGGCCGACGAGGAGGGGATGCGCCCCGAAATCGAGGCCGTCATCGCTGACCACGAACGCGAGGGCGCGCGCAACTCGACCCGACTGACGCTGGTCGACGGCGTCGCCGACCACGCCGTCCCCGTCGGCGTCTGCTCGCTCAACTGCGAGGACGCCTGCAGGATCGCGCTCGACGTGCACGAACTCGCCGACCACGTCGACAGCGTCGTCGGTCGCGACTCGGTGGCGACGCGGAAGCCGGACCCCGAACCGCTGTTGGCGACGCTCCGGGAACTGGGCGTCGACCCCGAGAACGCGCTGTTCGTCGGCGACTCCGCGCGGGACGAACGAACCGCCGAACGCGCGGGCGTCGCGTTCAAGTACGTCGACGGCGGGCCGTCCGACGTCTGA
- a CDS encoding acyl-CoA dehydrogenase family protein has protein sequence MATTRADSSLTGEQRAIRDVVREFAVEEIRPTARSADETETFPEEVWDGLAELDLTGLTVPEEYGGFDADRTTYSIVNEEVAYGQLAVATALSVHCLATECIAAFGNEEQKERWLPDMAQGRPVGMFALSEPQAGSNPAQMETVARRDGDEYVVNGDKQWITNGERGAVCILFAKTDPDDPSSVTQFLVPKDVGIEVGQKEKKLGLRASDTTGLKFDDVRIPAENRLTEEGKGLSAAFQILTGGRVGIAAQAVGLAQSALDEAREYAHEREQFDKPIASIQSIRHKFADMATQVHASRLMVREAARQEDAGEDNRVSAAMAKYHASEAAVDVSNEAVQIHGGYGYVTEFDVERLYRDSKITTIYEGTSEIQKEIIARGVLDD, from the coding sequence ATGGCAACTACACGGGCGGACTCGTCGCTCACGGGCGAGCAGCGAGCCATCCGCGACGTCGTTCGGGAGTTCGCCGTCGAGGAGATTCGACCCACCGCGCGGTCGGCCGACGAGACCGAGACGTTCCCCGAGGAGGTGTGGGACGGCCTGGCCGAGTTGGACCTGACGGGCCTCACCGTCCCCGAGGAGTACGGCGGCTTCGACGCCGACCGGACGACCTACAGCATCGTCAACGAGGAGGTCGCCTACGGCCAACTCGCCGTGGCGACGGCGCTGTCGGTGCACTGTCTCGCCACCGAGTGTATCGCCGCGTTCGGGAACGAGGAGCAGAAAGAACGCTGGCTTCCGGACATGGCGCAGGGCCGTCCAGTCGGGATGTTCGCGCTGTCGGAGCCACAGGCGGGGTCGAACCCCGCGCAGATGGAGACCGTCGCGAGAAGAGACGGCGACGAGTACGTCGTCAACGGCGACAAGCAGTGGATTACGAACGGCGAGCGCGGAGCGGTCTGCATCCTCTTCGCGAAGACCGACCCCGACGACCCCTCGTCGGTGACGCAGTTTCTCGTGCCGAAAGACGTCGGCATCGAGGTCGGACAGAAAGAGAAGAAGCTCGGTCTCCGTGCCAGCGACACCACGGGATTGAAGTTCGACGACGTCCGCATCCCGGCCGAGAACCGCCTCACCGAGGAAGGCAAAGGCCTCTCGGCGGCGTTTCAGATTCTCACGGGCGGCCGCGTCGGCATCGCCGCGCAGGCGGTCGGCCTCGCCCAATCGGCGCTCGACGAGGCCCGCGAATACGCCCACGAGCGCGAGCAGTTCGACAAGCCAATCGCCTCCATCCAGTCCATCCGTCACAAGTTCGCAGACATGGCGACGCAGGTCCACGCCTCTCGGCTGATGGTCCGCGAGGCGGCCAGACAGGAGGACGCCGGGGAGGACAACCGCGTCTCGGCCGCGATGGCGAAGTACCACGCCAGCGAGGCGGCCGTCGACGTGTCCAACGAGGCGGTCCAGATTCACGGCGGCTACGGCTACGTCACCGAGTTCGACGTCGAACGTCTCTACCGCGACTCGAAGATCACGACCATCTACGAGGGGACCAGCGAGATACAGAAGGAGATCATCGCCCGCGGCGTCCTCGACGACTGA